One stretch of Pseudomonadota bacterium DNA includes these proteins:
- a CDS encoding four helix bundle protein, protein DMFCHEKLEVYQKSVEFLKEVISVIRLLPNGNSDIVNQLRRAATSISLNIAEGAGKTGVADKKRYYSIARGSTLECAAIFDLLKAWNLVDQSVLKTPTSLLSSLAAMLSKLVFKV, encoded by the coding sequence AGATATGTTTTGTCATGAAAAGCTCGAAGTCTATCAAAAGTCGGTTGAATTCCTGAAAGAGGTTATTAGTGTTATTCGCCTCCTTCCGAACGGAAATAGCGACATTGTCAACCAGTTGCGTCGCGCCGCCACTTCCATTTCATTAAATATTGCAGAAGGCGCAGGCAAAACAGGCGTTGCCGACAAAAAGCGCTACTATAGTATTGCGCGGGGCTCTACTTTGGAGTGTGCCGCGATCTTTGACCTGTTGAAAGCGTGGAACCTTGTTGATCAGAGCGTGCTTAAAACTCCTACGAGTCTTTTGAGCAGCTTGGCGGCCATGCTGTCAAAGCTGGTTTTTAAGGTTTAA
- a CDS encoding sigma-54 dependent transcriptional regulator, translating to MELNDTGTERGDKVGNATRARILVVDDDPHMQLAITTCLSRKEYELVVAPNGAAALEHLERGSFDLILSDQQMPEMSGLELLAAMQKRNIETPLIMITAYGTINQAVEAMQRGASDFLTKPFSATDLERIVERSLTPEAKHIRQKSSHQKGGRPIITNDPLMIRVLEVAEAVARSEATVLIQGESGTGKELVARFVHASSPRAQQAFVAVNCAALPASLLESELFGHEKGAFTGAQARKIGKFELAHNGTILLDEISEMDIALQAKLLRVLQEREVDRVGGRDPVTIDVRVLATTNRDLEESVREGRFRADLYYRLNVIPLTLPPLRARTSDIKLLTEHFMRQYLGNNAPTLPAEVLQSLLSHSWPGNIRELQNAVQRAAILSRGAIPCESDFLLSASAITQLESVRLEAPRVGSIHSMVEKIVDNGIEPNRSALNDSVMIRSGMTVQEMERALILETLRATSNNRTEAAKLLGISIRTLRNKLHEYRGGEVGAEE from the coding sequence ATGGAGCTTAACGACACAGGGACAGAGAGGGGAGATAAGGTTGGCAACGCAACTCGTGCACGTATCCTGGTTGTTGATGACGATCCACATATGCAGCTAGCTATAACCACCTGTCTTTCCCGTAAGGAATACGAGCTGGTTGTCGCGCCAAACGGCGCTGCTGCTCTTGAGCACCTAGAGCGGGGATCCTTTGACTTAATTTTGTCCGATCAGCAGATGCCAGAGATGTCTGGGCTTGAGCTGCTCGCCGCCATGCAGAAGCGCAATATAGAGACCCCCCTAATTATGATCACGGCCTATGGCACGATTAATCAGGCGGTAGAGGCGATGCAGCGCGGAGCCTCTGATTTCCTTACCAAGCCGTTTTCGGCCACCGATCTAGAAAGGATCGTAGAACGAAGCCTTACGCCAGAGGCCAAACATATTCGCCAAAAAAGCTCCCACCAAAAGGGAGGACGTCCAATTATAACGAATGATCCCCTTATGATCCGTGTGCTTGAGGTAGCGGAGGCGGTTGCACGCAGTGAGGCTACGGTTCTTATTCAGGGCGAGTCTGGAACTGGTAAGGAGTTGGTTGCGCGTTTTGTGCACGCTAGTAGCCCACGTGCTCAACAGGCCTTTGTAGCCGTCAATTGCGCTGCGTTACCAGCTAGTCTGCTTGAGAGTGAGCTATTTGGACACGAGAAAGGGGCTTTTACAGGAGCACAGGCGCGCAAGATCGGAAAGTTTGAGTTAGCGCACAACGGTACGATCCTCTTAGATGAAATATCTGAGATGGATATCGCCCTGCAGGCTAAATTACTACGTGTGCTCCAAGAGCGAGAGGTTGACAGGGTGGGTGGTAGAGACCCTGTAACGATAGATGTGCGTGTGCTGGCGACAACGAATAGAGATCTGGAAGAGAGCGTTCGAGAGGGGCGCTTCAGAGCGGATCTATATTATCGACTAAACGTTATCCCGCTTACCTTGCCACCGCTGCGTGCGCGAACCTCAGACATTAAGTTATTAACCGAGCATTTTATGCGTCAGTACCTCGGGAACAATGCGCCAACATTGCCAGCGGAGGTTCTGCAATCGTTGCTCTCGCACTCATGGCCCGGAAATATTCGTGAGCTGCAGAACGCAGTGCAAAGAGCAGCTATCTTGTCACGGGGAGCGATTCCATGTGAGTCAGACTTTCTGCTCTCAGCTAGTGCAATCACACAGCTTGAGTCTGTGCGTTTAGAGGCACCGAGGGTCGGTAGCATTCATAGCATGGTGGAGAAGATAGTAGACAATGGCATAGAGCCCAATCGTAGCGCCTTAAATGACTCAGTCATGATTCGCTCAGGGATGACCGTTCAGGAGATGGAGCGTGCCCTGATCCTAGAGACACTTCGTGCGACGAGCAATAATCGAACCGAGGCTGCAAAGTTACTCGGTATTAGCATCAGAACCCTTAGAAATAAGCTGCATGAGTATAGGGGTGGCGAGGTCGGGGCAGAGGAGTAG